In Opitutus sp. ER46, one DNA window encodes the following:
- a CDS encoding response regulator transcription factor: MSALPGTAEEPLRVLVVDDHFVVRIGLVALVNTEPDLRVVGEADDGDRAIALFRELQPDLVLMDLRMPGKSGPEATAEIRRVSERARILMLSAFDGDEEIHNALAAGANGYVLKSATGEELIPAIRAVAAGRRWIPQNVATRLKSRQLFEELTTRELDVLREVAKGLSNKELADALHISEHTAKDHLKSILAKLRVADRTQAVTLALQRGILRL, encoded by the coding sequence ATGAGCGCGCTGCCCGGTACGGCGGAGGAGCCGCTGCGCGTGCTCGTGGTGGACGATCACTTTGTCGTGCGGATCGGGCTCGTCGCGCTCGTGAACACCGAGCCGGACCTGCGCGTCGTGGGCGAGGCGGACGACGGTGACCGGGCGATCGCGCTCTTCCGTGAACTGCAGCCGGATCTCGTGCTGATGGACCTGCGCATGCCGGGAAAGTCTGGCCCGGAGGCGACGGCGGAGATCAGACGCGTGTCGGAACGGGCCCGCATCCTGATGTTGAGCGCCTTTGATGGCGACGAGGAGATCCACAACGCCCTCGCGGCGGGCGCCAACGGCTATGTGCTGAAGAGCGCGACCGGGGAGGAACTCATTCCCGCGATTCGGGCGGTCGCGGCGGGACGGCGCTGGATTCCGCAGAACGTCGCGACCCGCTTGAAGTCACGGCAGCTCTTCGAGGAGCTGACGACGCGTGAACTCGATGTGCTGCGGGAAGTGGCCAAGGGGCTTTCCAATAAGGAACTCGCGGACGCGCTCCACATCAGTGAGCACACGGCGAAGGATCACCTGAAAAGCATCCTGGCCAAGCTCCGCGTGGCGGACCGCACCCAGGCGGTCACGCTCGCACTGCAGCGGGGGATCCTGCGGCTCTGA
- a CDS encoding aminotransferase class IV, translated as MNLITNGQLRPAADGLTALPTGAPGVFETLALVHRTPLLWDEHWARFSAGCRWFGFAAPFTAEAARDYMLALATHNNCPTGVLRYAAWRESSGSVAWQIEVGPPRPHQGKAAFRVRTGPTLPRPTADQAMKHLNRSPWLGALQAARAAGCDETLLLDDQGRLVEGAVSNVLLVAGRTLRTPPLSSGALPGIMRAQVLAFASQLGWSITEADCRPADAHAADEIWLTNALVGIRPVSAYDDTALPEPRPILDAFRRAWIPAYGWDPVLIVPG; from the coding sequence ATGAACCTGATCACCAATGGCCAGCTTCGTCCCGCCGCCGACGGCCTGACCGCACTGCCGACCGGCGCACCCGGCGTCTTCGAAACCCTCGCCCTCGTTCACCGCACGCCGCTGCTTTGGGACGAACACTGGGCCCGTTTCAGCGCTGGTTGCCGCTGGTTTGGATTCGCGGCTCCCTTCACCGCAGAAGCAGCCCGGGACTACATGCTCGCCCTCGCCACCCATAACAACTGCCCCACCGGCGTGCTTCGTTACGCCGCCTGGAGGGAGTCCTCCGGTAGCGTTGCCTGGCAGATTGAGGTCGGCCCGCCTCGCCCGCACCAGGGCAAGGCTGCCTTCCGCGTCCGCACCGGCCCGACGCTGCCGCGGCCCACCGCCGACCAGGCGATGAAACACCTGAATCGCTCTCCCTGGCTCGGTGCCCTCCAGGCCGCCCGCGCCGCCGGGTGCGACGAGACCCTTCTGCTCGATGACCAGGGCCGCCTGGTCGAGGGTGCCGTCTCCAACGTCTTGCTTGTCGCCGGACGAACCCTCCGCACCCCGCCGCTCTCGTCCGGCGCGCTCCCGGGCATCATGCGCGCCCAGGTGCTCGCGTTCGCCAGCCAACTCGGCTGGTCGATCACGGAGGCAGACTGCCGCCCCGCCGACGCCCACGCCGCCGACGAGATATGGCTGACCAACGCACTGGTCGGCATCCGCCCGGTCTCGGCCTACGACGATACCGCCCTGCCTGAGCCCCGGCCCATCCTCGACGCATTTCGTCGCGCGTGGATCCCCGCTTACGGCTGGGACCCCGTGCTTATCGTTCCGGGCTGA
- a CDS encoding glycoside hydrolase family 3 N-terminal domain-containing protein: MFAASRLTTAFLALVLAAAASAATSPTAQDARVRELLARMSLEEKIGQLNQYSSRELKTGPGSDEDLVAMVTRGQIGSLLNVIGAEETRKWQKLAVESSRHHIPLLFGLDVIHGYRTVFPIPLATAASWDLALIERAERIAATETAAAGVHWTFAPMVDISRDPRWGRMSEGPGEDPYLAAAIARARVHGFQGDDLAAVDTVLACVKHFAAYGAAQAGRDYFTTDVTERVLRDVYLPPFRAAVDAGVGTVMAAFNDLDGTPASANAFLLDRVLRREWGFRGFVVSDWASIREMLEHGNVANLHEAGLKAFAAGLDMDMESNAYRDTLAADVKSGVIAPARLDAAVTAILTAKARLGLLDDPFRYSDESREKATLLKPEFLAAAREAACRSCVLLKNEHGILPLATGNITVGLVGPLADAPYDQMGAWHGRGRKEDSITLLRALEQLLPPERLKFAAGCAANDLETAGIVAARRVAEESDVVIVAVGEGADQSGEATSRASLDLSGPQLELLREVHAAGKPIVLVLLTGRPLMIEAVEPLVDAILVAWHPGTMGGPAITDVLTGAYNPSGRLPVTWPRSVGQIPIFHAQKNSGRPQPKSASDRYYSHYIDSPNTPLYPFGFGLSYTHFEYDQLRLSAPRIQPDAALSVTVRVRNAGARAGEDVVQLYLRDHVGSVTRPVRELKGFRKISLAAGEAQDVSFTLTPAELAFWRADMTFGVEPGTFSVFVGANAMAPLTASFEVEPAVRAASR; the protein is encoded by the coding sequence ATGTTTGCCGCGTCACGCCTCACCACCGCCTTTCTCGCCCTCGTTTTGGCCGCCGCTGCTTCAGCTGCGACTTCGCCAACCGCTCAGGATGCCCGCGTCCGTGAACTCCTCGCCCGGATGTCGCTCGAGGAGAAGATCGGTCAGCTCAATCAATACTCCTCCCGTGAACTTAAGACCGGCCCCGGCTCCGATGAGGATCTCGTCGCCATGGTCACGCGCGGCCAGATCGGCAGCCTCCTCAACGTCATCGGGGCGGAAGAAACGCGCAAGTGGCAGAAGCTCGCGGTCGAGTCCTCTCGGCACCACATCCCGCTGCTCTTCGGCCTCGACGTTATCCACGGCTACCGGACCGTCTTTCCCATCCCGCTCGCCACCGCCGCGTCCTGGGACCTGGCCTTGATCGAGCGCGCCGAGCGCATCGCCGCCACCGAAACCGCGGCCGCCGGCGTGCATTGGACGTTTGCTCCCATGGTCGACATCTCCCGCGATCCGCGCTGGGGCCGCATGTCCGAGGGCCCGGGCGAGGACCCGTACCTTGCCGCCGCCATCGCCCGCGCCCGCGTGCACGGTTTTCAGGGCGATGACCTCGCCGCCGTCGACACCGTGCTCGCGTGCGTAAAGCACTTCGCCGCTTACGGCGCCGCCCAGGCCGGACGTGACTACTTCACCACCGATGTCACGGAGCGCGTGCTGCGCGACGTGTACCTGCCGCCCTTCCGCGCGGCCGTCGACGCCGGCGTCGGCACCGTCATGGCGGCCTTCAACGACCTCGACGGCACTCCCGCCTCGGCCAATGCCTTCCTGCTCGACCGCGTCCTCCGCCGAGAATGGGGCTTCCGCGGCTTCGTGGTCTCCGACTGGGCCAGCATCCGTGAGATGCTCGAGCACGGCAACGTCGCCAATCTCCATGAGGCCGGACTCAAGGCCTTCGCCGCCGGGCTCGACATGGACATGGAGAGCAATGCCTACCGCGACACCCTTGCCGCCGACGTCAAATCCGGCGTGATCGCCCCGGCCCGCCTCGACGCCGCCGTCACCGCCATCCTCACCGCCAAGGCGCGCCTTGGCCTGCTCGACGATCCTTTCCGCTATAGCGATGAGTCCCGCGAAAAGGCCACTCTCCTCAAGCCCGAGTTTCTCGCCGCCGCCCGCGAAGCGGCCTGTCGCTCCTGCGTCTTGCTCAAGAACGAGCACGGCATCCTGCCGCTGGCGACAGGTAACATCACCGTCGGGCTGGTTGGTCCCCTGGCCGATGCACCGTACGACCAGATGGGCGCCTGGCACGGGCGAGGCCGCAAGGAGGACAGCATCACGCTCCTGCGCGCGCTCGAACAACTCCTGCCGCCGGAACGCCTGAAATTCGCCGCCGGGTGCGCCGCCAACGATCTTGAGACCGCCGGGATCGTGGCCGCCCGCCGCGTCGCCGAGGAGTCTGACGTCGTGATCGTCGCCGTCGGCGAAGGCGCCGACCAGAGCGGCGAAGCCACCAGCCGCGCCTCGCTCGATCTCTCCGGTCCTCAACTCGAGCTCCTCCGCGAAGTTCACGCCGCCGGCAAACCGATCGTCCTCGTCCTCCTGACCGGACGCCCACTCATGATCGAAGCCGTCGAACCGCTCGTCGACGCCATCCTCGTCGCCTGGCACCCCGGCACGATGGGCGGCCCTGCCATCACTGATGTCCTGACCGGGGCCTACAATCCTTCCGGTCGGCTGCCGGTCACGTGGCCCCGCTCCGTTGGCCAGATTCCGATTTTCCACGCGCAGAAGAACTCGGGACGTCCGCAGCCGAAGTCGGCCAGCGACCGGTACTACTCCCACTACATCGATTCGCCGAACACGCCCCTTTACCCGTTTGGTTTCGGGCTGAGCTACACGCACTTCGAGTACGATCAGCTGCGGCTCAGCGCGCCCCGCATTCAGCCTGATGCCGCCCTCAGCGTGACCGTGCGCGTGCGTAACGCCGGCGCGCGTGCCGGCGAGGACGTCGTGCAACTCTACCTCCGTGACCACGTCGGCTCGGTCACGCGTCCCGTGCGGGAGCTGAAGGGGTTTCGGAAGATCTCCCTCGCCGCCGGCGAAGCGCAGGACGTGAGTTTCACGCTTACGCCCGCCGAGCTCGCCTTCTGGCGCGCCGACATGACCTTCGGCGTCGAGCCGGGAACCTTCAGCGTATTCGTCGGCGCCAATGCGATGGCACCACTCACCGCCTCGTTCGAGGTCGAGCCAGCCGTCCGCGCCGCTAGCCGCTGA
- a CDS encoding histidine kinase, with product MLRLVGIVILLLAVLPARADEGPLTAAAEILALPSDIAATHLPVTLSGVVTAAEPDWEGKFFVQDKSGGVFVVGPDRQPQIGEKVSLRGTTSRGAFAPIVLATGWTTHGQDELPPPRATTIERLMAGVEDGQRVEFTGTVRSVYYVPSRKLAVDVAVSGRRVHVFPKLPPQLNPESLVGGTVKVRGTAAASYNARLRQLTSVNVYVPRAEDFVMLDREARSPFGEPVLPLGEIARYRPDLNRGGRIHVRGVVTLFRPGLELYIQDSTGGLHVQTVQSIRLRPGDTIEATGFLNIAGFRPVLEDARCRRTDVTPAAVTPREVTFAELRDGFHANELVALRGRLVGRTVRPVRRDLGGFSGMRTLCTVQNADLTFTVECEHEPDNNRLAEIPLGSMVAATGVAATETGDDGQLRTLSLIQRTPEDMQVLQTPSWFTTTRLAVLVGALLVVALAGIGWSVTVSKKNTMLSFLVAERERAQRELQQAHDQLEERVKERTRELQVEMSARRAAEVEFKATLAERTRLARDLHDTLEQALTGISLQLETAAKLLSRAPPEAEKHLDLARGFMKQSQLELRRSIWDLRSRELEEFDIAKALLHAARQVAEGTPLRVELETDGPVRPLPEIVEENLLRIGQEALTNVVKHSGATLATIRLGFTDETVTLAVRDNGTGLVPEKLAAKSGSRFGMLGMAERSKRLGGRFAVVGAPGEGTTVSVSIPLGQEADKPEGTV from the coding sequence TTGCTTCGCTTAGTCGGGATCGTCATCCTGCTGCTGGCCGTCCTGCCTGCCCGCGCGGACGAAGGGCCGTTGACGGCCGCGGCGGAAATCCTGGCCCTGCCCAGTGACATCGCGGCGACGCACCTCCCGGTGACACTCTCCGGGGTGGTGACGGCGGCGGAGCCCGACTGGGAAGGAAAGTTTTTCGTGCAGGACAAGAGTGGCGGCGTATTCGTGGTGGGACCGGACCGGCAACCGCAGATTGGGGAAAAGGTTTCGCTGCGGGGCACGACGAGCCGCGGCGCCTTTGCCCCGATCGTGCTGGCGACGGGTTGGACCACGCACGGGCAGGACGAGCTGCCGCCGCCGCGGGCCACGACGATCGAACGCCTGATGGCCGGCGTGGAAGACGGGCAACGCGTGGAGTTCACCGGCACGGTGCGCTCGGTGTATTACGTGCCCTCGCGCAAGCTGGCGGTGGATGTGGCGGTGAGCGGACGGCGCGTGCACGTCTTTCCCAAACTGCCGCCGCAGCTCAATCCGGAGTCGCTCGTCGGTGGCACGGTGAAGGTGCGGGGCACGGCGGCGGCATCCTACAACGCGCGGCTTCGACAGCTCACCTCGGTCAATGTGTATGTCCCGCGGGCGGAGGATTTCGTCATGCTCGACCGCGAGGCTCGCTCGCCCTTTGGCGAACCGGTGCTGCCGCTGGGCGAAATCGCGCGCTATCGCCCGGATCTGAACCGCGGCGGCCGCATCCATGTGCGCGGCGTCGTCACGTTGTTCCGGCCCGGACTCGAACTCTACATCCAGGACAGCACGGGCGGCCTGCACGTGCAGACCGTGCAGAGCATCCGGCTGCGGCCGGGCGATACGATCGAAGCGACCGGCTTCCTCAACATTGCCGGCTTCCGTCCCGTGCTCGAGGACGCGCGGTGCCGCCGCACGGACGTGACGCCGGCGGCGGTGACCCCGCGGGAGGTGACGTTTGCGGAACTGCGCGACGGTTTTCATGCGAACGAACTCGTGGCGCTGCGAGGTCGACTGGTGGGGCGGACGGTGCGGCCGGTGCGGCGCGACCTGGGCGGGTTTTCGGGCATGCGCACCCTCTGCACCGTGCAGAACGCCGACCTCACCTTCACCGTCGAATGCGAGCACGAGCCCGACAACAACCGGCTGGCGGAGATCCCGCTGGGCAGCATGGTCGCGGCCACGGGCGTGGCGGCGACGGAGACTGGCGACGATGGGCAGCTGCGCACGCTTTCCCTAATCCAGCGGACGCCCGAAGACATGCAGGTGCTGCAGACGCCGAGTTGGTTCACGACCACGCGGCTGGCAGTGCTGGTGGGGGCGTTGCTGGTCGTGGCGCTGGCGGGAATCGGCTGGTCCGTGACCGTCTCGAAGAAGAACACGATGCTGAGTTTTCTGGTGGCGGAGCGGGAACGCGCGCAGCGCGAGCTGCAGCAGGCCCACGACCAGTTGGAGGAGCGGGTCAAGGAGCGGACCCGCGAGTTGCAGGTGGAGATGAGTGCGCGCCGAGCGGCGGAGGTGGAATTCAAGGCAACGTTGGCGGAGCGCACGCGCCTCGCGCGGGACCTGCACGACACGCTCGAGCAGGCGCTCACGGGCATCTCCCTGCAGCTCGAAACGGCGGCCAAGCTGCTGTCCCGAGCACCGCCAGAGGCCGAAAAGCACCTCGATCTGGCGCGCGGTTTCATGAAGCAGAGTCAGCTCGAGCTGCGTCGTTCGATCTGGGACCTGCGGTCGCGCGAGCTGGAGGAGTTCGATATCGCGAAGGCGCTGCTCCACGCGGCCCGGCAAGTGGCCGAAGGCACGCCGTTGCGGGTGGAGCTGGAAACGGACGGCCCGGTGCGACCGCTGCCGGAGATCGTCGAGGAGAATCTCCTGCGCATTGGCCAGGAGGCGCTCACCAACGTGGTGAAGCACTCGGGCGCCACGCTGGCCACGATCCGCCTCGGGTTCACCGACGAGACCGTGACCTTGGCGGTCCGTGACAACGGCACCGGGCTGGTGCCGGAGAAGCTGGCGGCCAAGTCCGGTTCGCGCTTCGGGATGCTGGGCATGGCGGAGCGCAGCAAGCGCCTGGGCGGTCGCTTCGCGGTCGTGGGCGCGCCGGGCGAGGGCACGACGGTGAGTGTGTCGATTCCGCTCGGCCAGGAGGCGGACAAGCCGGAGGGCACGGTATGA
- the pabB gene encoding aminodeoxychorismate synthase component I — MASHPHTRPGPPLAPTDAFLRLARRRGVAWLDSSLPRAGDGRHSILCAEPRWTFRSYGPRWEISYADGHLERGDRDAIAELDRRLAQRRIPISADGPALPFYGGAIGWLSYDLGRQFERLGSGPIEDVHLPDLHLAWYDAAAVWDHAAQQLTLVSIEGERPAEAAVAELARWLNEPAPSSTLPATAPPPCIAQANFTRDTYETGVRTVRQRIAQGEFYQLNLVQRFRCSPQELPATTYLRLRAANPAPFAAYLSAEDICILSSSPERFLEVEPDGRVRTCPIKGTRRRGASPADDASLRAELLASPKERAELLMIVDLLRNDLGRVCTAGSIEVPRLHSLESFATVHHLVGEVRGQLRPEVTPGSLLRAVFPGGSITGAPKVSAMRAIDQLEPTRRGIGMGSIGYFSAHGRIDLSIAIRTIISHSGVADIPVGAGIVWDSDPSSEYEETLAKARAQFAALGVTAIIP; from the coding sequence GTGGCGTCCCACCCCCACACCCGCCCAGGTCCCCCCCTTGCTCCCACGGATGCGTTTTTGCGCCTGGCGCGCCGCCGCGGCGTGGCGTGGCTGGACAGCAGCCTTCCCCGCGCCGGTGACGGACGTCACTCGATCTTGTGCGCAGAGCCGCGGTGGACCTTTCGTTCCTACGGCCCCCGCTGGGAGATCAGCTATGCAGACGGGCATCTCGAGCGCGGCGACCGCGACGCGATCGCCGAACTCGATCGACGGCTAGCCCAACGAAGAATCCCAATCTCTGCCGATGGGCCGGCCCTGCCTTTCTACGGCGGCGCCATCGGCTGGCTCAGCTACGACTTAGGACGCCAGTTTGAGCGGCTCGGTTCCGGCCCGATCGAGGACGTCCACCTGCCCGATCTCCACCTCGCCTGGTACGATGCCGCTGCAGTCTGGGATCACGCCGCCCAACAACTCACTCTCGTGAGCATTGAGGGTGAACGTCCTGCCGAAGCCGCCGTGGCGGAACTCGCACGCTGGCTTAATGAGCCGGCCCCGTCCTCCACCCTACCCGCCACCGCCCCGCCACCGTGCATCGCGCAGGCGAACTTCACCCGCGACACCTACGAGACTGGCGTCCGCACCGTGCGCCAACGGATCGCTCAGGGAGAATTCTACCAGCTCAACCTCGTCCAGCGGTTCCGTTGTTCCCCCCAGGAGCTCCCCGCGACCACGTACCTTCGTCTCCGCGCTGCCAACCCCGCCCCCTTTGCCGCGTACCTCAGTGCGGAAGACATCTGCATTCTGAGCAGTTCACCCGAGCGCTTCCTCGAGGTGGAGCCCGATGGCCGCGTCCGCACCTGCCCGATCAAGGGCACCCGCCGGCGCGGCGCATCGCCCGCCGACGACGCCTCGCTCCGTGCTGAACTCCTCGCGAGTCCAAAGGAGCGCGCGGAACTGCTCATGATCGTCGACCTCCTGCGCAACGACCTCGGACGCGTCTGCACCGCCGGCAGCATTGAAGTGCCCCGACTGCATTCACTCGAAAGCTTCGCCACCGTCCACCACCTCGTCGGCGAGGTCCGCGGCCAGCTTCGGCCCGAGGTCACCCCGGGCTCCCTGTTGCGGGCTGTATTTCCCGGAGGTTCGATCACCGGCGCACCCAAAGTCAGCGCGATGCGCGCCATCGACCAACTGGAGCCAACCCGGCGCGGCATCGGCATGGGCTCGATCGGTTACTTCAGCGCCCACGGCCGGATCGATCTCTCGATCGCCATCCGCACCATTATCTCCCACTCGGGCGTCGCCGATATCCCGGTCGGCGCCGGCATTGTCTGGGACTCGGATCCGTCGTCAGAGTACGAGGAAACCCTTGCCAAGGCCCGGGCCCAGTTCGCCGCCCTGGGAGTCACCGCGATCATCCCATGA